One segment of Trichlorobacter ammonificans DNA contains the following:
- the infB gene encoding translation initiation factor IF-2, whose protein sequence is MSKTRVSNLAEKLGIETKEVLTRLKELGYDVKSGTSTVDDEAVARLTAARPDDTGPEEVRVTTTIVRRRARVAPPAPAAAEAAVPPAVEPVAEPVPEQTPPVAEKKPVVKKAPEKTIEAAAPAPAPETTVEPVAPAPPPAAVVEAPAATPITPAKTEPAAKPAVPAQPERASANQARILGRVEIPITPEPRPARRDQGRAPGAPGDRGPRTPGSGDFRGPRTPGTPDNRPPRPGGPSREGGAPRDGAARPAGGRPVQMTPVDIPPLGDDRRKGTPPGRKGPATKDGGDAARAKKGAAGKGKGREQFTKTTLLDREERLFDPVHKSRRKGQKERIEPGKTELTVPKAIKRIIKISETITIGELAKRMGIKATDLIKAMMKLGSMVTINHVLDHDAAVLLAADYGYEVENVAVDLDEILESTPDTPESLQKRPPVVTIMGHVDHGKTSLLDAIRKTNVIGGEAGGITQHIGAYDVELHGRKITFLDTPGHEAFTAMRARGAKVTDIVILVVAADDGVMPQTREAINHSKAAGVPILVAINKIDKPDAKPERVRQELTEHGLVAEEWGGDTTMVEVSAKQRLNLEELLEMVLLQADVMDLKANPAKEAKGTIVEGKLDKGRGPVATVLVQEGTLRVGDYCVVGVHSGRVRAMQNDRGERVAEAGPSTPVELVGLSGVPDAGDIFVAMKDEKQAREIATLRQIKQRELELAKHAKMSLDDLYKQIQSGEVKDLNVIVKADVQGSVEAVADSLRKQSTEAVRLNVIHTAVGAITESDVNLATASNAIIIGFNIRPEVKAQTLAEKEGVDIRLYNVIYDAVDDVRKAMEGLLSPVFKEKYLGRAEVREVFSVPKIGSIAGCYVVDGKFIRNAQVRLLRDNVVVYQGKLGSLRRFKDDVKEVASGYECGMGLENYNDIKVGDVIEAFEMEKTAAKL, encoded by the coding sequence ATGAGCAAAACCCGGGTAAGCAATCTGGCTGAAAAACTGGGCATCGAAACGAAAGAGGTGCTGACCAGACTGAAGGAGTTGGGCTATGACGTCAAGTCCGGCACATCCACCGTTGATGATGAGGCGGTGGCCCGCCTGACTGCCGCCCGGCCCGATGACACGGGACCCGAGGAGGTACGGGTCACCACCACCATCGTGCGCCGTCGTGCCCGGGTAGCTCCGCCTGCTCCCGCCGCAGCCGAAGCAGCCGTTCCCCCGGCCGTGGAGCCGGTCGCCGAACCGGTTCCGGAACAAACGCCGCCGGTGGCGGAAAAAAAGCCGGTGGTCAAGAAAGCTCCGGAAAAGACCATCGAAGCGGCAGCCCCGGCACCGGCACCGGAAACAACCGTCGAACCCGTTGCTCCCGCACCGCCTCCGGCAGCCGTCGTTGAAGCGCCGGCCGCAACGCCGATTACTCCGGCCAAAACCGAACCTGCTGCAAAGCCGGCAGTGCCGGCGCAACCGGAACGGGCCAGCGCCAACCAGGCACGGATTCTGGGACGGGTTGAAATTCCGATTACTCCCGAACCCCGCCCGGCACGCCGTGATCAGGGACGCGCGCCCGGAGCACCGGGCGACCGGGGTCCCCGGACCCCCGGCAGCGGTGATTTCCGTGGCCCCCGGACCCCGGGTACGCCGGACAATCGTCCGCCGCGCCCCGGCGGCCCGTCCCGTGAAGGCGGGGCGCCACGAGACGGCGCTGCCCGTCCTGCCGGCGGCCGGCCGGTACAGATGACCCCCGTGGACATACCGCCGCTGGGTGACGACCGCCGCAAGGGTACACCACCGGGCCGCAAGGGCCCCGCCACCAAGGATGGCGGCGATGCGGCACGCGCCAAGAAAGGGGCAGCCGGCAAGGGCAAAGGACGGGAGCAGTTCACCAAAACCACCCTGCTGGACCGCGAGGAACGTCTGTTCGATCCGGTGCACAAGTCGCGCCGCAAGGGTCAGAAAGAGCGGATTGAACCGGGCAAGACCGAACTGACCGTCCCCAAGGCGATCAAGCGGATCATCAAAATTTCGGAAACCATCACCATCGGCGAACTGGCCAAGCGGATGGGAATCAAAGCCACCGACCTGATCAAGGCGATGATGAAACTGGGCTCCATGGTGACCATCAACCATGTGCTCGACCACGACGCCGCCGTGCTGCTGGCTGCGGACTACGGCTATGAAGTGGAAAACGTGGCGGTTGACCTGGACGAAATTCTGGAATCAACACCGGACACTCCGGAATCGCTGCAGAAGCGGCCTCCGGTGGTCACCATCATGGGCCACGTCGACCACGGCAAGACCTCGCTTCTGGACGCCATCCGCAAGACCAACGTCATCGGGGGGGAAGCGGGCGGTATTACCCAGCATATCGGTGCCTACGACGTGGAGCTGCACGGCCGCAAGATCACCTTCCTGGACACCCCGGGCCACGAAGCGTTCACCGCCATGCGGGCCCGCGGCGCCAAGGTGACCGACATCGTTATCCTGGTGGTGGCGGCCGACGACGGCGTCATGCCCCAGACCAGGGAAGCGATCAACCACTCCAAGGCAGCCGGCGTGCCGATTCTGGTGGCCATCAACAAGATCGACAAGCCGGACGCCAAGCCGGAACGGGTCCGTCAGGAGTTGACCGAGCATGGCCTGGTGGCCGAGGAATGGGGCGGCGACACCACCATGGTGGAGGTATCGGCCAAGCAGCGTCTCAACCTTGAAGAACTACTGGAAATGGTACTGCTGCAGGCCGACGTGATGGACCTGAAGGCGAACCCGGCCAAGGAAGCCAAGGGAACCATCGTCGAAGGCAAGCTGGACAAGGGACGGGGCCCGGTAGCCACCGTACTGGTCCAGGAAGGAACGTTGCGGGTTGGCGACTACTGCGTGGTCGGCGTCCACTCCGGCCGGGTCCGCGCCATGCAGAACGACCGCGGCGAGCGGGTGGCCGAGGCCGGCCCCTCCACCCCGGTGGAACTGGTGGGTCTTTCCGGCGTTCCCGATGCCGGCGACATCTTCGTGGCCATGAAGGACGAGAAGCAGGCCCGGGAGATCGCCACTCTGCGTCAGATCAAGCAGCGGGAGCTGGAACTGGCCAAGCATGCCAAGATGTCTCTGGACGACCTCTACAAGCAGATCCAGAGCGGCGAGGTCAAAGACCTCAACGTCATCGTCAAGGCGGACGTCCAGGGCTCGGTGGAAGCGGTGGCCGACTCGCTGCGCAAGCAGTCCACCGAAGCGGTGCGCCTGAACGTCATCCACACCGCAGTCGGTGCCATCACCGAGAGCGACGTCAACCTGGCCACCGCCTCCAACGCCATCATCATCGGCTTCAACATCCGTCCCGAGGTCAAGGCCCAAACCCTGGCCGAGAAGGAAGGGGTGGATATCCGTCTCTACAACGTCATCTACGACGCGGTGGACGATGTCCGCAAAGCGATGGAGGGCCTGCTCTCGCCGGTCTTCAAGGAGAAATACCTGGGCCGCGCCGAGGTGCGCGAGGTGTTCTCGGTGCCGAAGATCGGCAGTATCGCCGGGTGCTACGTGGTGGACGGCAAGTTCATCCGCAACGCCCAGGTCCGCCTGCTGCGGGACAACGTGGTGGTCTACCAGGGCAAGCTGGGCTCCCTGCGCCGCTTCAAAGACGACGTCAAGGAAGTGGCCTCCGGCTACGAGTGCGGCATGGGGTTGGAAAACTACAACGATATCAAGGTCGGCGACGTGATCGAGGCCTTTGAAATGGAAAAAACAGCTGCCAAGCTGTAA
- a CDS encoding DUF448 domain-containing protein, translating to MTQRKRSEPQRSCIVCRREGDKRSFLRFVLAPDSSITPDLEQKLPGRGTYTCQSRRCLQEAVKRRQFNRAFKETTAAVTPEELAELVATLMKKRIGAYLSLANKAGMLVSGGDALERALRSAKPPCLLLLADDISGASADKLQGRAERSGIPVYRILTKELMGQLAGKDSDRSAVAIMSPEFARSLCTELERYRNYLEEESSR from the coding sequence ATGACGCAGCGGAAACGGTCCGAGCCCCAACGCAGTTGCATCGTCTGTCGCCGTGAGGGGGACAAACGCTCGTTTCTCCGCTTCGTTCTGGCCCCGGACAGCAGCATCACCCCTGACCTGGAGCAGAAACTGCCCGGTCGCGGCACCTACACCTGCCAGTCGCGACGCTGCCTGCAGGAAGCGGTGAAACGCCGGCAGTTCAATCGCGCCTTCAAGGAAACCACTGCCGCGGTGACTCCGGAGGAGCTGGCTGAGCTGGTGGCAACTCTGATGAAAAAACGGATCGGCGCCTATCTGTCCCTGGCGAACAAGGCAGGAATGCTCGTTTCCGGCGGCGATGCACTGGAACGGGCGCTACGCTCGGCAAAGCCCCCCTGCCTGCTGCTTCTGGCCGACGACATTTCCGGGGCCAGCGCCGATAAGCTGCAGGGACGGGCAGAACGAAGCGGCATACCGGTATACAGGATATTGACCAAAGAACTGATGGGGCAACTGGCCGGCAAGGACTCCGACCGAAGCGCGGTGGCGATCATGTCACCGGAATTCGCACGATCACTCTGCACTGAACTAGAACGTTACAGGAACTACCTGGAAGAGGAGAGCAGTCGATGA
- the nusA gene encoding transcription termination factor NusA, which produces MDTNVSLKQAIEQIVKEKGIDRQVVIEAMEQAVLSAANKKYRNTRILEAHYNHDTGEVELFEYVRVVEEVQDSYTEISVEEAREMDPECEIGDELGEKIDSSDFGRIAAQTAKQVIIQKVREAERETVFNEYKDRQWEIVTGQVRRFERGDLLIDLGRAEAILPSKEQMPREVYRPGDRVRAVITDIGMTPKGPQIVLSRTHPQMLAKLFEAEVPEIGEGLVEIVNVVRDPGSRAKIAVASHDRDIDPVGACVGMRGSRVQNVVSELRGEKIDIIPWSADMARFVCNALSPAQVVKVFMDEEQRTLEVIVPDDQLSLAIGKRGQNVSLAARLTGCRIDIKGEGKEEDNDLEAFASFDGTARDEEQEPAEPDAPVEEAGEETGA; this is translated from the coding sequence GTGGATACAAACGTCAGTCTCAAGCAGGCTATTGAGCAGATTGTCAAGGAAAAGGGCATCGACCGCCAGGTGGTGATCGAAGCGATGGAGCAGGCGGTCCTGTCCGCCGCCAACAAGAAATATCGCAACACCCGTATCCTTGAGGCCCACTACAACCATGACACCGGTGAAGTGGAACTGTTCGAGTACGTCCGGGTCGTGGAAGAGGTGCAAGATTCCTACACGGAAATCTCGGTGGAAGAGGCCCGCGAGATGGACCCCGAATGCGAAATCGGCGACGAATTGGGTGAGAAGATCGACTCCAGCGACTTCGGCCGGATCGCCGCCCAGACCGCCAAGCAGGTGATCATCCAGAAGGTGCGCGAGGCGGAGCGCGAAACCGTCTTCAACGAGTACAAGGATCGCCAGTGGGAGATCGTCACCGGCCAGGTACGCCGCTTTGAGCGGGGCGACCTGCTGATCGACCTGGGCCGTGCCGAGGCCATCCTCCCCTCCAAGGAGCAGATGCCGCGGGAGGTCTACCGCCCCGGCGACCGGGTGCGGGCCGTGATCACCGATATCGGCATGACCCCCAAAGGCCCCCAGATCGTGCTGTCCCGCACCCACCCCCAGATGCTGGCCAAGCTGTTCGAGGCAGAGGTGCCGGAAATCGGCGAGGGGCTGGTGGAAATCGTCAACGTGGTGCGCGACCCCGGCAGCCGTGCCAAAATCGCCGTTGCCTCCCATGACCGCGATATCGACCCGGTGGGTGCCTGCGTCGGTATGCGCGGCTCCCGTGTCCAGAACGTGGTCTCCGAACTGCGCGGCGAAAAGATCGATATCATCCCCTGGTCCGCCGACATGGCCCGTTTCGTCTGCAACGCGCTGTCGCCGGCCCAGGTGGTCAAGGTATTCATGGATGAAGAGCAACGAACTCTGGAAGTGATCGTCCCTGACGACCAGCTCTCTCTGGCCATTGGCAAGCGGGGCCAGAACGTCAGCCTGGCGGCCCGCCTTACCGGCTGCCGGATCGACATCAAGGGAGAAGGCAAAGAGGAGGACAATGACCTTGAAGCATTTGCCTCCTTTGACGGCACTGCCCGCGACGAGGAGCAGGAACCGGCGGAACCGGATGCTCCGGTGGAAGAGGCCGGGGAGGAAACGGGAGCCTGA
- the rimP gene encoding ribosome maturation factor RimP: protein MAESEITEQVTALAQPVLDSLGLELVDLEFKKAGRSFVLRLFIDKPGGITLDDCAEASHELSLLLDVEDCIPGRYTLEVSSPGLDRPLKKEADFLRYQGRLAVVKTQELLKDEKGSPRKTFLGTIEDVADGVVTLRLKEGPLARIPLAGIVRARLEFEL, encoded by the coding sequence ATGGCAGAAAGCGAGATTACGGAGCAGGTAACGGCCCTGGCCCAACCGGTGCTGGATTCCCTCGGCCTTGAGCTGGTGGACCTGGAATTCAAGAAGGCCGGCCGCAGTTTCGTACTGCGTCTCTTTATCGACAAACCGGGCGGGATAACCCTCGACGACTGTGCTGAGGCAAGCCACGAGCTTTCCCTGCTGCTGGATGTGGAGGACTGCATTCCGGGGCGGTATACTCTGGAGGTTTCCTCGCCGGGATTGGATCGTCCCCTGAAAAAGGAGGCGGATTTCCTCCGCTACCAGGGCCGTCTTGCCGTGGTCAAGACCCAGGAACTGCTGAAAGACGAAAAGGGAAGTCCCCGCAAAACCTTCCTCGGCACTATCGAGGACGTGGCTGACGGCGTGGTGACCCTGCGTCTCAAGGAAGGTCCCCTGGCACGGATTCCCCTGGCCGGCATCGTCAGGGCCCGCCTCGAATTCGAACTGTAA
- a CDS encoding SPOR domain-containing protein yields MRIDYSPPRTSATGASLAGKQRSPGNSSLRSAAVIAVLGGMVFTVGFGTGWYFSQQATKRAFRAAMEQNSLESTPLQAPAAPAPIPPPPPAAATPAAIPPLTTPPVPVAGTVPAAPQKPAATPPPAGAPLSFYENLPSGQKNTVLGSGINEKPKPLPTPAQPAAPAAAPPKPADAPPASPSPAAAPTSGAAGWVVQVAAFSSQKEAEALKAKLAAKGYTASVMETNLSDKGTWYRVRIGRHMSKEAATDIASRIGGGAKALPDQD; encoded by the coding sequence ATGCGGATCGACTACAGCCCCCCGCGCACATCAGCGACCGGTGCCTCCCTCGCCGGCAAACAACGTTCTCCGGGAAACTCTTCCCTGCGCTCCGCGGCAGTGATCGCCGTCCTGGGTGGCATGGTCTTCACCGTCGGCTTCGGTACCGGCTGGTACTTCTCACAGCAGGCAACCAAGCGGGCTTTCCGGGCCGCCATGGAACAGAACAGCCTGGAAAGCACCCCGCTGCAGGCACCGGCGGCACCGGCACCCATCCCTCCCCCTCCCCCCGCTGCCGCCACTCCGGCCGCGATACCGCCGCTGACAACGCCTCCCGTACCAGTAGCGGGAACCGTTCCGGCAGCACCGCAGAAACCCGCTGCAACGCCACCCCCGGCTGGAGCGCCCCTTTCCTTTTACGAAAACCTGCCCAGCGGCCAGAAAAACACCGTGTTGGGTAGCGGCATCAACGAAAAACCGAAGCCGCTCCCCACGCCTGCCCAACCAGCCGCCCCTGCGGCCGCTCCCCCGAAACCGGCCGATGCACCCCCAGCATCACCCTCCCCCGCAGCGGCCCCGACCTCCGGTGCGGCCGGTTGGGTGGTACAGGTGGCGGCATTTTCCTCGCAGAAGGAAGCGGAAGCACTCAAGGCCAAGCTGGCCGCCAAGGGATATACCGCCTCGGTCATGGAGACCAACCTGAGTGACAAGGGAACGTGGTACCGGGTCCGTATCGGCCGCCATATGAGCAAGGAGGCGGCGACGGACATCGCCTCCCGCATCGGCGGCGGCGCCAAGGCATTGCCGGACCAGGACTGA
- the argS gene encoding arginine--tRNA ligase, translating into MIRQKLVQLVTAALDKAHATGLLSSEAFPPVVIGIPAVETHGDFSCNIAMQLAKPERKAPRQVAEIILASLDDQEHLVAGTEIAGPGFINFFIAPTAWQSCLPAMAAAGAAYGRTDRYAGTKMQVEFVSANPTGPLHIGHGRGAAIGDVLCRLFAATGMEVVREFYYNDAGAQISNLALSVQSRCLGIEPDDPRWPADGYQGEYIKEVAVAYLAGETVTADDRQVTAAADPDDLEAIRRFAVAWLRREQDEDLKAFDVRFDNYFLESSLYSDGKVDAAVATLIGSGHTYEQDGALWLRTTDFGDDKDRVMRKTDGSYTYFVPDVAYHLDKWRRGFSRVVNEQGADHHSTITRVRAGLQALNAGIPTGWPEYVLHQMVTVLRGGQEVKISKRAGSYVTLRDLIDEVGRDAVRFFFVMRKPDSQLVFDIDLAKQQSLDNPVYYIQYAHARICSIFLNAAEKGILPPTAPDVAQLARLETAEEMKLIKLLDALPDTVEEAARDFEPHRLVYYLTDLAGRFHSYYNKTKVVTDDRTTSEARLYLLSVTRQVLRNALGLLGVSAPDEM; encoded by the coding sequence CCGTCAGAAACTTGTCCAGCTGGTGACAGCGGCCCTCGACAAGGCCCATGCCACCGGCCTGTTGTCGTCTGAAGCCTTTCCGCCCGTCGTGATCGGCATACCGGCCGTAGAAACGCACGGCGATTTTTCCTGCAACATCGCCATGCAACTGGCAAAGCCGGAACGCAAAGCTCCCCGCCAGGTTGCTGAAATCATTCTTGCCAGCCTTGACGACCAGGAACACCTGGTAGCCGGCACTGAGATCGCCGGTCCCGGCTTCATCAACTTTTTTATTGCCCCGACCGCCTGGCAGTCCTGCCTGCCGGCCATGGCTGCGGCCGGTGCCGCCTATGGTCGGACCGACCGTTATGCCGGCACCAAAATGCAGGTTGAATTCGTCAGCGCCAACCCCACCGGCCCACTGCATATCGGCCATGGCCGCGGTGCCGCCATCGGCGATGTGCTCTGTCGGCTGTTTGCCGCCACCGGCATGGAGGTGGTCCGCGAATTCTACTACAACGACGCCGGCGCCCAGATCAGCAACCTGGCACTGTCAGTGCAATCCCGCTGCCTCGGCATCGAACCGGACGATCCCCGCTGGCCGGCCGACGGCTACCAGGGGGAGTACATCAAAGAGGTGGCTGTCGCCTATCTGGCCGGCGAAACGGTGACCGCCGATGACCGGCAGGTAACCGCCGCTGCCGACCCCGACGATCTTGAGGCGATCCGCCGCTTCGCCGTTGCCTGGCTGCGGCGTGAACAGGATGAGGATCTGAAGGCTTTTGACGTCAGATTTGACAATTATTTCCTTGAATCAAGCCTCTACAGCGACGGCAAGGTGGATGCCGCCGTGGCGACCCTGATCGGCAGCGGTCACACCTATGAGCAGGACGGCGCGCTGTGGCTGCGCACCACCGACTTCGGCGACGATAAAGACCGGGTGATGCGCAAAACCGATGGCAGCTACACCTACTTTGTGCCGGACGTTGCCTATCACCTCGACAAGTGGCGGCGGGGATTCAGCCGGGTGGTAAACGAGCAGGGTGCCGATCACCATAGCACCATCACCAGAGTACGGGCCGGCCTGCAGGCGCTCAATGCCGGCATCCCCACCGGCTGGCCGGAATACGTCCTGCACCAGATGGTCACGGTACTGCGCGGCGGCCAGGAGGTGAAGATATCCAAGCGGGCCGGCAGCTACGTTACCCTGCGGGATCTGATCGACGAGGTGGGACGGGACGCCGTGCGCTTCTTCTTTGTCATGCGCAAACCCGACTCCCAGCTGGTCTTCGATATCGATCTCGCCAAGCAGCAGTCCCTCGACAACCCGGTCTACTATATCCAGTATGCCCATGCCCGCATCTGCAGCATCTTCCTGAATGCCGCCGAAAAGGGAATACTGCCGCCGACGGCACCCGACGTCGCCCAGCTGGCCCGGTTGGAAACGGCGGAGGAGATGAAGCTGATCAAACTGCTGGACGCCCTGCCGGACACCGTGGAGGAGGCAGCCCGGGATTTCGAGCCGCACCGCCTGGTGTACTACCTGACCGACCTGGCAGGTCGTTTCCACAGCTACTACAACAAGACCAAGGTGGTCACCGATGACCGGACAACGAGCGAAGCCCGCCTTTACCTCTTGTCCGTCACCAGGCAGGTCCTGCGGAACGCTCTGGGACTGCTCGGTGTCTCCGCTCCGGACGAAATGTAG